From Pseudonocardia autotrophica, one genomic window encodes:
- a CDS encoding DEAD/DEAH box helicase, whose protein sequence is MARRGRPQTRARRDAPRDRRRGRDGGGNDADIMSVLARSVREVQAARRNGRVTSETRTKFQAIALLLRNERARVLSDRKSTEAQRAEHLKRLDAIATNLASTAVRDAALLALLSEDAVVSDEARSLSRDVLRSVGVEEATEEVAAPVQAPPEPARQGVVPQSVVSRQLANPFLAPDFSAPRPAGPRPTPLSSWELLEPLLRSFERAGTGASACMDLPEPPERSAPEGHDLMPHQARLVAAAEAGHRTFLLADEPGLGKTAQALLAAEAANAYPLLVVVPNVVKTNWVREAQRWTPRRPATVIYGNGDSIDGFADIVVVNYEILDRHVGWLGEFGFRGMVVDEAHFIKNKSSQRSQHVLTLSDRIRAFTTRPLMMALTGTPLINDIEDFLAIWQFLGWIDEKKPRADLMDALTATGMTPADARFEAAARQCVVDMGIVRRRKIDVAADIPARRIADLPVELDGADGRSIRAAERDLARRMVARYSEALANRSSGAVVDGIDHDLVRQVAKWEQKDAAGSKAGDNVFGMMRRIGRAKAALAADYAAQLARSAGKVVFFAKHVDVMDAAEQTFARQGLRIASIRGDQTSAARQRNIDAFTGDPAVSIAVCSLTAAGVGINLQVASNIVLAELSWTAAEQTQAIDRSHRIGQDQPVTAWRIIAAQTIDARIADLIDSKEGLAAQALDGIEDDGPSSADVQLEALVALLTDALSESRSG, encoded by the coding sequence TTGGCTCGACGAGGCCGGCCCCAGACCAGGGCGCGCCGCGACGCACCGCGGGACCGCCGACGCGGCCGCGACGGCGGCGGCAACGACGCAGACATCATGTCGGTGCTCGCTCGCTCGGTCCGGGAGGTCCAGGCCGCACGGCGGAACGGCCGGGTGACCAGCGAGACCCGCACGAAGTTCCAGGCGATCGCGCTGCTGCTGCGCAACGAGCGCGCCCGGGTGCTGAGCGACCGGAAGAGCACTGAGGCGCAACGAGCCGAGCACCTGAAGCGGCTCGACGCCATCGCGACCAACCTGGCCTCCACCGCCGTGCGGGACGCGGCGCTGCTCGCGCTCCTCTCCGAGGACGCCGTCGTCTCCGACGAGGCCCGCTCGCTGTCCCGTGACGTGCTGCGTTCGGTCGGGGTCGAGGAGGCGACCGAGGAGGTCGCCGCCCCGGTGCAGGCTCCCCCGGAGCCCGCCCGGCAGGGCGTCGTGCCGCAGTCGGTGGTTTCCCGGCAGCTGGCCAACCCGTTCCTCGCGCCCGACTTCTCGGCCCCCCGGCCGGCCGGGCCGCGCCCGACACCGCTGTCGAGCTGGGAGCTGCTCGAGCCGCTGCTGCGGTCGTTCGAACGTGCCGGGACCGGCGCGTCGGCCTGCATGGACCTGCCCGAGCCCCCGGAGCGGTCCGCGCCGGAGGGCCATGACCTGATGCCGCACCAGGCCCGGCTGGTCGCCGCCGCCGAGGCCGGGCACCGGACGTTCCTGCTCGCCGACGAGCCGGGGCTGGGCAAGACCGCGCAGGCCCTGCTCGCCGCGGAGGCCGCGAACGCGTACCCGCTGCTCGTCGTCGTGCCCAACGTCGTCAAGACGAACTGGGTGCGCGAGGCGCAGCGGTGGACCCCGCGGCGACCGGCCACCGTGATCTACGGCAACGGGGACTCGATCGACGGGTTCGCCGACATCGTCGTCGTCAACTACGAGATCCTCGACCGGCACGTCGGCTGGCTCGGCGAGTTCGGCTTCCGCGGGATGGTCGTCGACGAGGCGCACTTCATCAAGAACAAGAGCTCCCAGCGGTCGCAGCACGTGCTGACGCTGTCGGACCGCATCCGGGCGTTCACCACCCGGCCGCTGATGATGGCGCTCACGGGCACGCCACTGATCAACGACATCGAGGACTTCCTCGCCATCTGGCAGTTCCTCGGCTGGATCGACGAGAAGAAGCCGCGCGCCGACCTGATGGATGCGCTCACCGCCACCGGGATGACGCCGGCCGACGCGCGCTTCGAGGCCGCCGCCCGGCAGTGCGTCGTCGACATGGGCATCGTGCGCCGCCGCAAGATCGACGTGGCCGCGGACATCCCGGCCCGCCGGATCGCTGATCTCCCGGTCGAGCTGGACGGCGCCGACGGCCGCTCGATCCGGGCCGCCGAGCGCGATCTCGCCCGCCGGATGGTGGCCCGGTACTCCGAGGCGCTCGCCAACCGCAGCTCGGGCGCCGTCGTCGATGGCATCGACCACGACCTCGTACGCCAGGTCGCGAAGTGGGAGCAGAAGGACGCCGCCGGCTCGAAGGCCGGTGACAACGTGTTCGGCATGATGCGCCGGATCGGCCGGGCCAAGGCCGCACTCGCCGCCGACTACGCCGCCCAGCTCGCGCGCAGCGCGGGCAAGGTCGTGTTCTTCGCCAAGCACGTCGACGTGATGGACGCCGCCGAGCAGACGTTCGCCCGGCAGGGGCTGCGGATCGCCTCGATCCGCGGTGACCAGACCTCCGCCGCCCGGCAGCGCAACATCGACGCGTTCACCGGCGACCCTGCCGTCTCCATCGCGGTCTGCTCGCTCACCGCGGCGGGCGTCGGGATCAACCTGCAGGTCGCGTCGAACATCGTGCTGGCGGAGCTGTCCTGGACCGCTGCCGAGCAGACCCAGGCGATCGACCGCAGCCACCGCATCGGGCAGGACCAGCCGGTCACCGCGTGGCGGATCATCGCCGCGCAGACGATCGACGCGCGGATCGCCGATCTGATCGACAGCAAGGAGGGGCTCGCCG
- a CDS encoding LysR family transcriptional regulator: MDVRSLRYAVTLADELHFGRAAAAHYISPQPFGRRIRELERAIGARLFDRTSRRVDLTPAGERFLPRARAVLADLDALTERLADPRDGSELRVGVVGYGLAERWPATRSLLARSYPWLTLRFVELDWSTQYDAVRTGEVDVAIVHHLGEDDDLAVEELATSARHVVVPVDSELADAEKLQESDLADRSWITPVGHPGLAAWTGPGEVDRRVVVRSPANVAAAVAATGRLALHAETASRFFPHSGVRYVPTGGPDGVAALAWCRRTRTAAVEAFRSAAHGSAAIGALGDGIRDR, encoded by the coding sequence ATGGACGTTCGGTCGCTCCGGTATGCCGTCACCCTCGCCGACGAGCTGCACTTCGGCCGCGCCGCGGCCGCCCACTACATCTCGCCGCAGCCGTTCGGCCGGCGGATCCGCGAGCTGGAGCGCGCGATCGGGGCGCGCCTGTTCGACCGGACCAGCCGGCGCGTCGATCTCACCCCGGCCGGGGAGCGGTTCCTGCCACGGGCCCGCGCCGTCCTCGCCGATCTCGACGCCCTGACCGAACGGCTCGCCGACCCCCGGGACGGCTCGGAGCTGCGGGTCGGGGTGGTCGGGTACGGGCTGGCGGAACGCTGGCCGGCGACCCGGTCGCTGCTCGCCCGGTCGTACCCGTGGCTGACGCTGCGATTCGTCGAGCTGGACTGGTCCACCCAGTACGACGCGGTCCGCACCGGCGAGGTGGACGTCGCGATCGTGCACCATCTCGGCGAGGACGACGACCTGGCCGTCGAGGAGCTGGCCACCTCCGCCCGGCACGTCGTCGTCCCGGTCGACTCCGAGCTCGCCGACGCCGAGAAGCTGCAGGAGAGCGACCTGGCCGACCGGTCGTGGATCACCCCGGTCGGGCATCCCGGGCTGGCGGCGTGGACCGGTCCCGGCGAGGTGGACCGTCGGGTCGTCGTCCGGTCGCCGGCGAACGTCGCGGCCGCGGTCGCCGCGACCGGGCGGCTGGCACTGCACGCCGAGACGGCCAGCCGGTTCTTCCCGCACTCCGGGGTCCGCTACGTCCCGACCGGCGGGCCGGACGGGGTCGCGGCGCTCGCCTGGTGCCGCCGGACCCGCACCGCCGCGGTCGAGGCCTTCCGGAGCGCGGCGCACGGGAGCGCCGCGATCGGTGCGCTCGGCGACGGCATCCGGGACCGGTAG
- a CDS encoding IS3 family transposase translates to MNGAFTELRAAEVSIKAACALTGRSRATHYRRADPAGVTLGPLHGPHRARRLPPSTITDDERAAVLALLNSEDYRDLAIPQVWARELDEGRWWCSQSSMYRIARAAGQNRERRAQATHPPRVRPELVAHGPSEVWSWDITALKGPRKGEWYKLYVVLDIFSRYVVGWLAANAEDAVVAKDFLADAVARNHVIPQTIHADRGGSMTSKPVSELMVDLGICRSHSRPQCSNDNPFSEAQFKTLKYVPDFPDRFGSLADARAFCERFFEHYNHEHRHSGIGMHTPASIHFDTATEVRAQRQTVLDRAHAQYPERFSRRPSPPRLPEQAWINQPVLQPTQ, encoded by the coding sequence TTGAACGGCGCGTTCACCGAGTTGCGCGCCGCTGAGGTGTCGATCAAGGCGGCGTGCGCGTTGACCGGTCGGTCGCGGGCCACGCACTACCGCCGCGCCGACCCGGCGGGGGTGACGCTCGGGCCGCTGCACGGCCCGCACCGTGCGCGCCGGCTCCCGCCCTCGACGATCACCGACGACGAGCGTGCCGCCGTGCTCGCGCTGCTGAACTCCGAGGACTACCGGGATCTGGCCATTCCGCAGGTGTGGGCCCGGGAGCTCGACGAGGGCCGGTGGTGGTGCTCGCAGTCGAGCATGTACCGGATCGCCCGCGCAGCGGGTCAGAACCGGGAACGGCGCGCCCAGGCCACGCATCCGCCGCGGGTGCGCCCGGAGCTGGTCGCTCATGGCCCGAGCGAGGTGTGGTCGTGGGACATCACCGCGCTGAAGGGCCCGCGGAAGGGCGAGTGGTACAAGCTGTATGTGGTGCTCGACATCTTCTCCCGCTACGTAGTCGGATGGCTCGCCGCGAACGCTGAGGATGCCGTCGTGGCGAAGGATTTCCTCGCCGACGCAGTCGCCCGCAACCACGTCATCCCGCAGACGATTCATGCCGACCGGGGCGGGTCGATGACCTCGAAACCGGTATCGGAGCTGATGGTCGATCTCGGTATCTGCCGGTCACATTCCCGGCCGCAGTGCTCGAATGACAACCCGTTCTCCGAGGCGCAGTTCAAGACGCTGAAGTACGTGCCGGACTTCCCGGACCGGTTCGGCTCGCTCGCTGATGCCCGCGCGTTCTGCGAGCGGTTCTTCGAGCACTACAACCACGAGCATCGGCACTCCGGCATCGGCATGCACACCCCGGCGTCGATCCACTTCGACACCGCGACCGAGGTCCGGGCTCAGCGTCAGACCGTCCTCGACCGCGCACACGCCCAGTATCCCGAGCGATTCAGTCGCCGGCCCAGCCCGCCGCGCCTGCCCGAGCAGGCGTGGATCAATCAACCCGTCCTACAGCCAACTCAGTAA
- a CDS encoding transposase, with product MLVSSEERRGAGAGSSGSTASSSGPRSAGGPSPRPSRRSFSAEYKLAIVAEYENAPNGEKGAVLRREGLYSSHVIEWTRARDVGALEGVADSRRSAKRPKRSAEAAELERLRARNAKLESDLTKTRTALDIMGKAHALLEQLSESADDQEPPAPRKRR from the coding sequence GTGCTCGTGTCATCGGAGGAGCGTCGCGGTGCGGGGGCCGGCAGCAGCGGGTCGACGGCGTCGTCGTCGGGTCCGCGGTCGGCTGGTGGTCCGTCGCCGCGTCCGTCGCGTAGGTCGTTCAGCGCGGAATACAAGCTGGCGATCGTCGCGGAGTATGAGAACGCGCCGAACGGTGAGAAGGGCGCGGTCCTGCGCCGGGAGGGCCTGTATTCGTCGCACGTGATCGAGTGGACCCGGGCCCGGGACGTCGGCGCGCTGGAGGGCGTAGCCGATTCGAGGCGGTCGGCGAAACGTCCGAAGCGGTCGGCGGAGGCGGCCGAGTTGGAACGGCTCCGGGCCCGGAACGCGAAACTCGAATCCGACCTGACGAAGACGCGGACCGCGTTGGACATCATGGGAAAAGCGCACGCGCTCTTGGAGCAGCTGTCCGAGAGCGCGGACGACCAGGAACCACCGGCGCCGCGGAAGCGGCGTTGA